From one Nonomuraea polychroma genomic stretch:
- the purL gene encoding phosphoribosylformylglycinamidine synthase subunit PurL, with protein MSADSVKRAAETPDEPMPFAELGMKQDEYDRVKEILGRRPTGSELAIYSVMWSEHCSYKSSKVHLRQFATKAPKSEALLVGMGENAGVVDIGDGWAATFKIESHNHPSYVEPHQGAATGVGGIVRDIMSMGARPIAVMDSLRFGGADAVDTRRVLPGVVEGISHYGNCLGLPNIGGEVVFDPCYIGNPLVNALCVGLLRKDQIKLATAPGPGNKVVLFGASTGPDGIGGASVLASATFEDESQAKRPAVQVGDPFMEKLLIECCLELYAADVVVGIQDLGAAGVSCATTELAAKGTGGMQVDLNLVPLRDPSLRPEEILMSESQERMMAVVRPDDIPAFMAICEKWDVPATVIGEVTDTGRLVMTWDGEVIVDIPPGTAADEGPVYERPYHEPVGQAALNADTPDRLERPADLRATLLQLLGSPNLASKEWVTSQYDRYVRSNTVLAQPADAGMLRIAEVMAGAEPTTAGIALSTDGNGRYAKLDPYAGAQLALAEAYRNVAVTGAKPLAVTNCLNFGSPEDPEVMWQFAEAVRGLADACRTLGVPVTGGNVSFYNQTGATAINPTPVVGVLGVIEDVAKRVPSGFVADGLRVVLLGDTREEFGGSEWAHVMHRHLGGLPPHANLAAEQALATVLVEAAKRGLLEGSHDLSDGGLAVALAESCLARGVGATVALPGDAFTCLFSESAARALVVVRPEAYDEFASLCGRHDVPCYGLGYTGGSALVVEGAFEVTVEELRETHSAALPALFG; from the coding sequence ATGAGCGCGGACAGTGTGAAGCGGGCGGCGGAGACCCCCGACGAGCCGATGCCCTTCGCCGAGCTGGGGATGAAGCAGGACGAGTACGACCGGGTCAAGGAGATCCTGGGCCGCCGTCCCACCGGCTCCGAGCTGGCGATCTACAGCGTCATGTGGTCGGAGCACTGCTCGTACAAGTCGTCGAAGGTGCATCTGCGGCAGTTCGCCACCAAGGCGCCCAAGTCCGAGGCGCTGCTCGTGGGCATGGGCGAGAACGCCGGCGTGGTGGACATCGGCGACGGCTGGGCGGCCACGTTCAAGATCGAGTCGCACAACCACCCCTCCTACGTCGAGCCGCACCAGGGCGCCGCCACCGGCGTCGGCGGCATCGTCCGCGACATCATGTCGATGGGCGCGCGCCCGATCGCGGTCATGGACTCGCTGCGCTTCGGCGGCGCGGACGCCGTGGACACGCGCCGGGTGCTGCCGGGCGTGGTCGAGGGCATCAGCCACTACGGCAACTGCCTGGGCCTGCCCAACATCGGCGGCGAGGTCGTCTTCGACCCCTGCTACATCGGCAACCCGCTGGTCAACGCCCTGTGCGTGGGCCTGCTGCGCAAGGACCAGATCAAGCTCGCCACAGCGCCCGGGCCCGGCAACAAGGTCGTGTTGTTCGGCGCGTCCACCGGCCCCGACGGCATCGGCGGGGCCTCGGTGCTGGCGTCGGCGACGTTCGAGGACGAGTCGCAGGCCAAGCGGCCCGCCGTGCAGGTGGGCGACCCGTTCATGGAGAAGCTGCTCATCGAGTGCTGCCTGGAGCTCTACGCGGCCGACGTGGTCGTCGGCATCCAGGACCTCGGCGCGGCCGGCGTCTCGTGCGCCACGACCGAGCTGGCCGCCAAGGGCACCGGCGGCATGCAGGTCGACCTCAACCTGGTTCCGCTCCGCGACCCCTCGCTCCGGCCCGAGGAAATCCTCATGAGCGAGTCGCAGGAGCGCATGATGGCCGTCGTCCGGCCGGACGACATCCCGGCGTTCATGGCGATCTGCGAGAAGTGGGACGTCCCGGCCACCGTCATCGGCGAGGTCACCGACACCGGGCGCCTGGTCATGACGTGGGACGGCGAGGTCATCGTGGACATCCCGCCGGGCACCGCCGCCGACGAGGGGCCCGTCTACGAGCGCCCCTACCACGAGCCGGTCGGTCAGGCCGCGCTCAACGCCGACACCCCCGACCGGCTGGAGCGGCCCGCCGACCTGCGGGCCACCCTGCTGCAGCTGCTCGGCTCGCCCAACCTGGCCTCCAAGGAGTGGGTGACCTCCCAGTACGACCGCTACGTGCGCTCCAACACCGTGCTCGCCCAGCCGGCGGACGCGGGCATGCTGCGGATCGCCGAGGTCATGGCCGGCGCTGAGCCGACGACCGCGGGCATCGCACTGTCCACGGACGGCAACGGCCGCTACGCCAAGCTGGACCCGTACGCGGGGGCGCAGCTCGCGCTGGCGGAGGCGTACCGGAACGTGGCCGTGACCGGCGCCAAGCCGCTGGCCGTCACCAACTGCCTCAACTTCGGCTCCCCCGAGGACCCGGAGGTCATGTGGCAGTTCGCCGAGGCCGTGCGCGGTCTGGCGGACGCCTGCAGGACGCTGGGCGTGCCGGTCACCGGCGGCAACGTGTCCTTCTACAACCAGACGGGCGCGACGGCCATCAACCCGACGCCGGTCGTGGGCGTGCTGGGGGTCATCGAGGACGTGGCCAAGCGGGTGCCGTCCGGGTTCGTCGCCGACGGGCTGCGGGTCGTGCTGCTCGGGGACACGCGCGAGGAGTTCGGCGGCTCGGAGTGGGCGCACGTCATGCACCGCCACCTGGGCGGACTGCCGCCGCACGCGAACCTGGCGGCGGAGCAGGCGCTCGCCACCGTGCTGGTGGAGGCCGCCAAGAGAGGGCTGCTCGAAGGCTCGCACGACCTGTCGGACGGCGGGCTGGCCGTGGCGCTGGCCGAGTCGTGCCTGGCGCGGGGCGTCGGGGCGACCGTGGCGCTGCCCGGTGACGCCTTCACCTGCCTGTTCAGCGAGTCGGCGGCGCGGGCGCTGGTCGTGGTGCGGCCGGAGGCTTACGACGAGTTCGCGTCGTTGTGCGGGCGGCATGATGTGCCGTGCTACGGGCTCGGGTACACCGGGGGGTCGGCGCTCGTCGTCGAGGGCGCGTTCGAGGTGACGGTGGAGGAGCTGCGGGAAACGCACTCGGCGGCGCTTCCCGCGCTGTTCGGCTGA